The genomic window AAACCTTTGGCatcattttttgctttttctctcagCTGGAATATATCCGTCAGTCACCAAGTTCTactaatttttcctttgaaatagctgttgttatttgtttcttctttgccatgCCCGCTGTAATCATATTAAATCAAGACTTCATCTGGATTTACAGCACCCCTGGATTACTTCAAGAGCCCCCTTATtggcctccctgactccaaattttcCCTCTTCCTATCCTCCCTACTgccatatttgttttctttaaccACTACATCCTTTGTAAAGTTTTCTtgatcctcctcctcccacctcctcctcTCATGCTAATGTTCTTTACTTCCTCAGTtttcacatatatgaatatgctaaaatacacatataggtataaatgtatacatatataaattcatatgTGTACTGTATTTATTTGTGAGCATGTAGTATATGCTCACCTACTAGTTAGTAGGACATAacttccttgaaggtaggaactatttcattttttctttttatacataGTACCTAGAGTATACAAAGGGTACTTAATAaggtttgttgaactgaatcatGTCACTCTTCTGATTAAAACCTCAATAAAAAACTTAGTGGATGCCAGTTTCCTATTATGTTAaatctatatctgtaaaatgaaaggttgaattagataattcctaaagttccttccagttctaaatctttgatttcatGAAATAATATGGAATAAACTATTTGACTTTCAAGGCCTTTCATAATTTTGTCCCACACAATTTATtcatccttatttttttattattctccaGCATAAACCATCAGTTCAAATTATGTGATTTTCTTTGTTGTTCCCTAAATATTCATTCtctattctatttctttatttatgtgatttcctcatttgaaatgcCTTTCTTGAACTGAATGCTTTCATATTATTCATTGATTATTTCATGCATATGAATCTGTTTCCCCTTCTAGATTGTCCTATCCAACtctttttcttggcaaggatcctggagtgtttgccatttccttctcgtgctcattttacagatgagaaattcaggcaaacagggtaagtgacttgcccaggtcacacagctattaagtgtgtTGGCCAGACTGAAACCCATGAAGATgattcttcttgattccaagcacagttttccattcactgtgccacttactgctttttgtatttttacaGTGCCTAGCCTAGTATTGGCTATGACTGTGTCCCAGTAAAATATGTTAATTGATttgataataaaatattatggTACATAAAACTGTGTGTAGTGGTAAGTGAAGGGCagtatttgtgatttcattattgaAATGAGCATCAAAGCTACATCATGGTAGTAAGACCCTTGTCATAAATGGCTAAAGTTGAAAATGGTACAATATCATGATTGGCAAACTTAACATTGTACCTAAAACATATACTCCTTTAATGAGGCAATGTGACCATCCACTGTGGATACTTACTACAGTAAATGGTGGTAGTTTTATCTTACAGTAATAAGTTAAAAATGAGAGGCAGTGGATTAGTAAACAGAGGGTCAGTTTCAAAGTCAGGACaacttggatttgaatctagcCTCTGACTTATCCTGACTGTATCATCTTCAGCAAGTAAATTAGCATCTTAGTACTCCAGGTAATTCAGAAAGACTAGAAGTTACAAAGGTGGTGTCAACTTGTATTAGTTGAGGGATTTTCCTTACCAGGAGTTTCCTCTTTCAATGATACATAGATATAGACCAAAAAGGATAAAGACTGAAAATTTTGCCAAAATATGAACGCCTTTCTTAAATGGACATGTCTGTTTACTATTACAACTAGTTATTCAAcacattaaatttaacaaaaatttattaagcacccaccatgtgcaaggcactttGCTAGACTCTACAGATAAGCTATGAATGACACAGTCCCTGttccaaggagctcacaaccAACTTGGGTGATAAGtcatatataaagagaaaagaataatacAAGGTAGAATATGAGGAAACATCTTCTAAATAAGACAAAACTATGGAAACTGTAGAGATCTCTTAAAAACATTAAAATCCATCTTTGCAAAGCATGATCAAATCTTGAAACTTAAAAAAAGCTATCAATGTACCGTAACAATTATGCATGGAGATAGTTTGTTGCAGAAGTTATCATCTAGGAGTCGCTGAAATGTTGCATCTTTTTCTACAATTAGTAGGAACTTAGCATCTGTAGCCAAATCTTTTATGTTAAGTCAGAATTATGAGTAAGATGAAAGCAAGAATATTCAGCTTCTATAATCAACTGAATAATCTGTGCTTTAAGTAAACATTCAGAAGTAACCGTAGTTTTCCTAATTTAATTTTAGATTAAAAATGCATGtgaaaatgaacttttaaaacatGGACTATTTCttaggcattttaaaaatagtacaACTTTATTTTCTACTCAAAGGATACTTCTGATTCCTTGGATATTAGATGGAACAGCAACTGcctaaatataaaaaagagatttttgaTATAAAAAGTAAGCATACTCATATTtactaaataaaaacaaattatatggTAATCACCCTCCCAACCTCCACACATTAGCCATAGGAGATTTATGGTTCACCAGGAAATCAAACTTTGGATTCAGGCTATTTCCCATCCCAGCTTATAATTTCTTTCCATCTTGACAGAAAGCAACAGCACCAAGGTGAACAGAgtcttcatttcttattaagaAATCTATTTAACTTTATTATCTATGCCTCCACCTTAGTAACCAGGCCATGCTTTGCTATTACAtgctttctgcattttaaaagcCTAGAGTTGCAGTGTTAAATATAAACTTCATATTTCTGTATTTTACCAaacataaagattttataaaattttgtgcTAATAAAGGGAAACAGTCTATCTTAAATGAACAACACATGCTTAAAAGTCTAATGATTGTACATTTGGGTAAAAATTATAAGACCAGTGCTACTGAAATCTGGAATCTCAACAAACTAGGCTAATCTTCCTCCTCCAGTTTTACGTTTGAAATCTTAAACTCCAAAAGAACATACTTAACAACTGTAATAATGTAAATGCTGTCAAAAGTATGACAAAAAGATGTTAAGGCATTACTGATAAATACCGTTGAACCACAGGTACAATTTACTTTGGTACCATCTTCTTCAATATAGCTTAAATTACCAGCAATTAGACCTTTTGAAGTAGAcagctggaaaaataaaatttaaacatatttgatccatttttttttgccaatatAGTTGATGCAGTTTTGTTGTTCTCTGATTTAATCTACAATGCTATGTGTATTTAATATAAGGTtgcaaatttttttaattgtctttttttgtgtGAAATTACCAAtcgtcaacaaatatttaagtataCAGTTTAAGTATATAAGAAATTGTGAATGCCTATTACATACattaaatattcatatattttgcaATTTAAGaagtacagaggaagaaaatatatgtatataaatgaatatatattacaatttaggaagagaaggaaaaaataatatggaTTTGTACTTTACTAAGGATATATATAGATTCccattggggggaggggtagttCATACTTCAATAGGAGAATAATAtggtattattatattataaccAAGAGTATATTTTAAAAGTGCTCCTTTAACCTAAAATATAGCTGAATAATGAACATAAATTATATGTTTTATCCTTTTATATTTAGTAATGAAAAAGAATCCATCAAAGGAAAATGTCAACTGAGGAAAGTGTAATTCTAATTAAGATACTGCCTATGTAAACAGGATGAAACATTTTAATGAAACacaaaaaagtttattttaaaagttacttaCAATATGTAGATTTCTCCTTGGTACTTTTAACATACAGGAAATGTCATTGATTATATTGTCTACAGCACTCTGGTTACCAAATAGTTGGATATCAGTGTAATATATGTctctatgaaaacaaaatatctttaaccttatttttttcagaggagaagataaagaaatgaacatatgcagaaaatattttgttttactaCTGATAGTCGTATTTCCTTGAATAAACATATCATTATACCATCAGAAATATTTAAATACCCTATAAACAAAAGGACAAAAAGTTGTATCTTTACCAAAGGGTatccataaaacaaaaaacatagtGGCtctatttttaattcaattaaatcctcaggttatttttttaagagtAGTTTTATAATTATAACATAGTTACCTCTTGGTTGCATAAGTGTTGCTTTGGACTAATTTGTAGATCATAgataatattttaagaattagagctggaaagtaaAATCAATTACATGTTATTCATTCTATTCACTGAACATTGTTATTAGCACAAGCTGTAAGGCCcttcttttgaaaataaagtaatatgAACAAGGAAAATGCAATAATCTAAAAGAATACAACCATTtgttaaattaatttcatttttatcacattATAGTTATTTCCcacagcattttaaaatatgttccaAATAATTAAATAGAAGATAAGAGATGTCCCAAGAATCAGATTAAAGACACTTGATTTTAAACCAAAAACCTGTAAAACTGATTTTCTATTGGATCAAGTATTCTGAGAGAATATTTATTCtagaattattttcattgttgCAGCACAAAATGTGGCATGTTAAAAGAATTAAACATTACAGAATGCAACATAATACAATGCAAACTAAAGAATATAATATAATCTATTCTATTTATTCATTAACCCTAAAAatctaagaaaatatttatttttaccaaatCTTTGGGCTGATTGTGCTgaatcacttttgatttttttggtggtACAATGAGGTATCATCTGTAGACCCACAGAATCTTCAAatctaatatttttttaagaggaaaacaaaataggaaaaaaatgaagtttggaATGTCAGATAATATACTTAAGTACACTACTATATAAAACATTTAGGTTACAAAATGAGGACTAAAACTGTTCTAATGTTAAATTTATACTTTATAATTCAATGTGTGTTCTAAGTATATTCCTTGTGGAATAGTACTTTATTAGTTTATTTCCaaaaaattacatgaaattacTCCCATGGAAAAACACACAGTATTATCAAATTATGCACactgtattttaattttatgatCATATTTATTACATTGAAAACTGCATATTaattctttccaaagttatctGAAAAATATGGTGCTGTACACAATACAGCACTTTTGCAGTTACCAAATTGAACTACCAAATATGTCCTAAAGGTGGCAGAACACACCAAGCACAGTAAAAACATGCCAGGTGTCAATACTGAAAGATCCTGAATCAAAGCTGCTTCTAAAATGTGGTGTAAGTTTATATTACTCAATATAGTGAAAtagcaatttaaaattataagaatacCCTAATTGCATTCTATTATAGAAAACCAGCAATTTTAGCTACCTAAGAATTATTTCTATTCTGTTGTAtaatatcaatcaacaagcattatgcTCGTCATACCATGAAACAGACCCTActctcaaagagattacattctcTCTGAGGAGAcatttacacatatgtgtatacatatatatgtgtaaatgtatatgtatacacagatgtGTATATTCAGCAAGAGACTGAAAAATAGATACAGATAGTGTGGCACAGGAGCTACAGAGTTAACCTTAAAGTCACAAAGACTTGTATTCAGTTCTATACTgtgacactggctgtgtgaccttgggagagtcacttaacttttcaaagCTAATTCTTGAAAATGCTTACATGACAGAAGAAGGTGCTGTCCTGTATTATAAAGGGAGTTTGTTTACCTGGGATTCCCTATGTTAATAGCATTTACAGATCTAGTTCCTATTCTTCtctacaaaataaatagaagatcaTTAGACGGGAAGAGTTAACTAGTAGCTGAGTAGTTCAGGAAAGTATCCTATTGCAAGGTACTACTTGAATCaagttttgaaagaaacaaagTATTCAAAGAGATAGCAGTAAAGAGGGgttgtattccaggcatgggggaaaagCTACCAGTATAAAAGTATGAATTTGGGACCAGGTTgtaaaaaggctttaaaaatcaaactgaggcatttgtatttgatcctggaagcaagaGGGAACCATTTGAATTTACTGAGTAAGAAAGAGAGTGATATGGTTGAATCTGCTCTgctggaaaatcactttgacagatgTATGAAAGATGGActgaagagacagaagagataGGCAAGGAGACAATTTAGTATGCTTTTGTAATGGTCCATATGAGACATGATGAGGATATTAACTTgggtggtggccatgtgagtggaAAGGGAATGATGCCagagatgttgtggaagtagaaatgGTGAGATTTGGCAACTGTTTTGGACATGTGGTGTTAGGGAAAAAGTGGAGGTCAAGATAATGCTGAGATTGAAAACCTGAATGAAAAGGATTCCTAATAAGGCCCTTACCAGAAACTGGAAAGTTCAAAACAGgtttttttggggaaagataataaattcttgttttggAAAAGGTGAGTATGAAAGCAATCAATTGAATTATAAAGTATGAAAATCCTTTCATTCAGACTTTAATGTGATTTAGTTGAGCAAATCTCTGTAAACTGAGAGCCtcaaaaagaaaactacagaatCAGGTACAGAATTAAGTAATAAAATTGATTATAGGAATGACCAACAAGATGACAAAAATACTTCCTGATTTTTGTTATCGGAATACAGAATCATCTTGATTATAGAGTTAAATAAACATTAGCATTGACATTTACATTGACTTAAAACTTAAATATGAATAATGCCCACTTGATATTTTCCCAGTTTGATCTGTTGTCTATTGTGAGAAATGGTGCTTCATTTCTTGCCAGGCTTGTGATGATGTCTTGGATAATATTTTCTATAGATGCAAGAACCTCAGAACTGAAATTATGAACAAATAATGATTTAATATGACAATTGCAATTATTACTTTAGCCTATATAATGTCAGATTCCTCTAAatcaatagtatttttaaaattatctcagtagtctttggatttttaaaaataatttattcactgtgtacatgtttatatatgtatgtatatatgtttatatacgtATATGTTTGCATTTCTTCCACTAAACTGTGGAAAAGCTATAGATAGACAAGGTGCTACCTTTATACCTATTATGAGAAGAGTGTAGTTATAtttttttagacaaagaaattcCAGTTTGCTTCAACTTTCTGTTACCAATTCCACCTACACTAAAATCTAATTACTGTCACTGGGAAAGCATGCTCTAGGAAATCAACTGTACACGTCTTTATAATAAAGGACAAGGGTCTTGCAAGAACTAGTTTTTAAAAACCTATTCTGATTTTCCGGTGAGTTATGTTAACCTAAGATACAATCACGTAAACTGCCAATTTAAACTACAAgtttcctttccccttcactcTACTTTAATTCTGTTCAAAATTTAATTATTCTGATAgacatgtttttattttgttctgttgaAGGACATGTTATAATAAGTTATTTGTTTATAACACATAGAGCGAGGGCATTAATAAACCAGGAAAATACAACAGAATGACAGTAACATAGCTCTTAAAAAATAATGGTTATAATACAGGTAGATAACA from Notamacropus eugenii isolate mMacEug1 chromosome 1, mMacEug1.pri_v2, whole genome shotgun sequence includes these protein-coding regions:
- the SPO11 gene encoding meiotic recombination protein SPO11 isoform X1, with the protein product MAFAPMGPEASFFRVLDRHRVALLGSLKEGPGEAPRKEASSSEVLASIENIIQDIITSLARNEAPFLTIDNRSNWENIKFEDSVGLQMIPHCTTKKIKSDSAQSAQRFALILKILSMIYKLVQSNTYATKRDIYYTDIQLFGNQSAVDNIINDISCMLKVPRRNLHILSTSKGLIAGNLSYIEEDGTKVNCTCGSTAVAVPSNIQGIRNLATDAKFLLIVEKDATFQRLLDDNFCNKLSPCIIVTGKGVPDLNTRLLIKKLWDTFYLPIFTLVDADPHGIEIMCIYKYGSLSMSFEAHNLTVPTIRWLGLLPSDIERLNIPRGTLIPLTNRDQMKLDSILKRPYITYQPFWKKEMEIMAGLKMKAEIQALTFISSDYLSRVYLPNKLQFGGWI
- the SPO11 gene encoding meiotic recombination protein SPO11 isoform X2, encoding MAFAPMGPEASFFRVLDRHRVALLGSLKEGPGEAPRKEASSSEVLASIENIIQDIITSLARNEAPFLTIDNRSNWENIKFEDSVGLQMIPHCTTKKIKSDSAQSAQRFALILKILSMIYKLVQSNTYATKRDIYYTDIQLFGNQSAVDNIINDISCMLKVPRRNLHILSTSKGLIAGNLSYIEEDGTKVNCTCGSTAVAVPSNIQGIRNAKFLLIVEKDATFQRLLDDNFCNKLSPCIIVTGKGVPDLNTRLLIKKLWDTFYLPIFTLVDADPHGIEIMCIYKYGSLSMSFEAHNLTVPTIRWLGLLPSDIERLNIPRGTLIPLTNRDQMKLDSILKRPYITYQPFWKKEMEIMAGLKMKAEIQALTFISSDYLSRVYLPNKLQFGGWI